Within candidate division WOR-3 bacterium, the genomic segment TTGAGCAAGACCTGGCTTTGCGGGTCAATGCGTTAAGCAGCATGGGGTTGGCAATAATTGCCAAGAAGATCGGCGCAAAGATGCTTTATACTAGCACGAATTTCGTCTTTGATGGAAATAGTGAGGAAGCTTACTCAGAGTATAGTGAGCCGAACCCCATAAGTGTATATGGAAATACAAAATTACTGGGCGAGCGTTATGTGAGGGATATCTGTGAGCGTTATTATATTGTTCGAACATCCTGGCTGTTCGGTAGAAACTCGAAGACGTATATATCAAAATTCCTTGCCGCAGAAAAGAAACCCGGTTCGATCGACGTCATCTGTGACCAGTTTGCTTCTCTAACCTATATTGAGCATCTTGCTGAGGCGATATTGCGCGTGATTACATCTGACAACTATGGCATATACCATATCGTTAACAGGGGTGTTGCCTCATGGCTTGACTTTGTCTTGAGAGCAAAAAAAATAATGAGATTCAAAACTAATGTCAGAGCGATCAAAATGGAAGAGCTAAATCTGCCGGCAAGCCGTCCACGGTATTCGCCGCTGGAATCGAACAATTATGAATTTCTTTTCTCCTGCCAAATGAAATCATGGGAAGAAGCCTTGAATGATTTTATCAAAATATTACTACAAAAACCTTGATTTTTAGTCAGTTATTACTATAATTCACTCAACAATGAAGGGATTGATACTTTCTGGCGGTTTCGGTACACGGTTGAGGCCGTTGACTTATACTGGCGCCAAGCAGCTGATTCCTATTGCCAACAGACCAATTATCTATTATGGAATTGAATCGTTGGTGCGCGTAGGTATAAAAAATATCGGTATCGTTGTTGGCGATACAAGGGAAGAAGTGGTCAATACGGTCGGCAACGGCGAGGGATGGGGGATCAAGATCGAATACCTCCCCCAGGAATCACCCTTGGGTTTAGCCCACGCCATCAAGATCGCTCGCGAGTTCCTGGGTACTGAACCCTTCATGATGTATCTTGGCGATAATATCCTGAAGGACAATCTCATAGATGTTGTGAAGCAATTCGAGAAGAATCAACCCAATGCTCTGATTCTCCTGACTGAAGTCAATAATCCACAGGAATTCGGCGTGGCGGTTGTTGATGACCAGGGTAGGGTGAAGAAATTGATCGAGAAGCCGAAAGAACCTCCGTCTAATCTCGCGCTGGTCGGTATATATCTCTTTGATAAAGAGATTCACAATGCGATTGAACATATACAGCCTTCGTGGCGTAATGAATTAGAGATAACCGACGCAATACAGTGGCTGTTGGACAACGGCTATCGTGTCGAAGCCCAAACTGTGAAGGGCTGGTGGAAAGATACGGGCAAACCCGAGGATATAATAGAAGCCAATTTGCTGATTTTGCAGGATATCGAACCGGACAATAAGGGCGAGGTCATAGACTCCACATTGAACGGCCGCATCGTGATAGGAAAGGGTGCCGTTATCGAAAAGAGTATCATCCGCGGACCGGCAATAATCGGCGAAAATTCGAAACTTTATCGGGCTTATGTCGGACCTTTTTCTTCGATCGGCGCCAATGTAACGATCGAAAATTCCGAGGTGGAGTGTAGCGTGATAATGGATGGAGCAACAATATGCAACCTGGAGAACCGTATTGACCGCTCGATACTCGGCAGGAACGTCGTCATCAATCAGATCAATGAATCACCGAGAACCCATAAATTCATTCTCGGTGACCAGAGCTACGTTCAGATAATTAA encodes:
- the rfbD gene encoding dTDP-4-dehydrorhamnose reductase, which translates into the protein MKIFISGAEGALGQEMTRLLRNEKIKFLAIDVKQLDITDFKATNRVLLEYHPDVILHFAAVSDVDTCEVEQDLALRVNALSSMGLAIIAKKIGAKMLYTSTNFVFDGNSEEAYSEYSEPNPISVYGNTKLLGERYVRDICERYYIVRTSWLFGRNSKTYISKFLAAEKKPGSIDVICDQFASLTYIEHLAEAILRVITSDNYGIYHIVNRGVASWLDFVLRAKKIMRFKTNVRAIKMEELNLPASRPRYSPLESNNYEFLFSCQMKSWEEALNDFIKILLQKP
- a CDS encoding glucose-1-phosphate thymidylyltransferase, with amino-acid sequence MKGLILSGGFGTRLRPLTYTGAKQLIPIANRPIIYYGIESLVRVGIKNIGIVVGDTREEVVNTVGNGEGWGIKIEYLPQESPLGLAHAIKIAREFLGTEPFMMYLGDNILKDNLIDVVKQFEKNQPNALILLTEVNNPQEFGVAVVDDQGRVKKLIEKPKEPPSNLALVGIYLFDKEIHNAIEHIQPSWRNELEITDAIQWLLDNGYRVEAQTVKGWWKDTGKPEDIIEANLLILQDIEPDNKGEVIDSTLNGRIVIGKGAVIEKSIIRGPAIIGENSKLYRAYVGPFSSIGANVTIENSEVECSVIMDGATICNLENRIDRSILGRNVVINQINESPRTHKFILGDQSYVQIIK